In Sardina pilchardus chromosome 10, fSarPil1.1, whole genome shotgun sequence, one genomic interval encodes:
- the LOC134094174 gene encoding cyclin-dependent kinase inhibitor 1B-like, with product MSNVRLSNGSPTLGRMDARLSDNPKSTACRNLFGPVDHEELKKDLKGRLQEMEEAASAKWNFDFSSHRPLPNGRYSWMTVDDSPIFYRSQTSDVTDSCPSGNTNVDLNGNHNCVVVTPCKHSEEKTDRSENQMDLRDQCNGQRKRPACHDSSSQNKRPHNSLDDVSRCPGLTQAVENTPRKTNPRPNVNMKS from the exons ATGTCCAATGTTCGCCTTTCAAATGGGAGTCCAACTTTGGGACGGATGGATGCTAGGTTATCGGATAACCCGAAATCTACAGCCTGCAGAAACCTTTTCGGTCCGGTGGATCACGAAGAGTTAAAGAAGGATTTAAAGGGACGTTTGCAAGAGATGGAAGAGGCGGCTTCGGCAAAATGGAATTTCGATTTTTCAAGTCACAGACCGCTCCCTAACGGGAGATACAGTTGGATGACAGTGGATGACAGTCCGATTTTTTACAGATCACAAACGAGTGACGTTACGGACAGTTGCCCCTCAGGGAATACAAATGTGGATTTGAATGGGAATCATAACTGTGTGGTGGTGACACCCTGCAAGCATTCTGAGGAGAAGACTGACAGGTCTGAAAATCAAATGGATTTAAGAGACCAATGCAATGGACAGAGGAAAAGGCCAGCATGTCACG ATTCATCGTCTCAGAATAAAAGGCCACACAACAGTTTGGATGACGTTTCTCGTTGTCCAGGTCTGACACAAGCTGTAGAAAACACACCCAGGAAGACCAATCCCCGACCAAACGTGAACATGAAG AGCTGA
- the LOC134093768 gene encoding tyrosine--tRNA ligase, mitochondrial-like, translating to MATPIVRGCPRVWKLSCYPFKKCYSNRANFHLSVVYNNGLLTSLNKRGVLKDCFPEGAGQVQLPQLLQSGSQTVYCGFDPTADSLHAGNLLAIIGLLHFRNAGHNVIALIGGATAQIGDPSGKTTEREALSSDVVKHNENGIRESLHRIFANHELYYCSDPKKLGTISIMNNTKWYKGWNVVTFLSEIGRHFRMGTMLSRHSVQSRIKSAEGMSFTEFSYQLFQAYDFFHLHQLCNCKIQLGGTDQLGNLMTGYEFIQKKTNEDVYGLTIPLITTSMGDKLGKSAGNAVWLNRNRTSPYELYQYFLRQPDSSLERYLRLFTFLPLAEVDKVMEVHLQDPGKRTAQKRLAAEVTKLVHGKDGLESAKRCTNALYHSNLQALEQMSDSELQELFREAPFMELLLEPGTTVLDACRHMQAIPDGPRGYRMVRDGGVWINHQRTDSPEQVLTPGLHILTNGLTLIRVGKKNFYILKWLNL from the exons ATGGCGACCCCCATAGTCAGGGGATGTCCTCGCGTCTGGAAACTTAGCTGTTATCCGTTTAAGAAATGTTATTCAAACCGCGCTAACTTTCATCTTTCAGTAGTCTATAACAACGGGCTTCTTACATCACTTAACAAACGCGGCGTCTTAAAGGATTGCTTCCCTGAGGGTGCCGGCCAGGTTCAACTTCCTCAGCTCCTCCAGTCGGGGTCTCAGACTGTTTACTGTGGCTTTGACCCCACAGCAGATAGCCTCCACGCGGGGAATTTACTCGCAATCATCGGCCTCCTTCACTTCAGAAATGCTGGACACAATGTCATCGCTCTTATCGGTGGAGCGACAGCTCAAATTGGGGACCCGAGCGGCAAAACGACGGAAAGAGAAGCTCTGTCTAGTGATGTGGttaaacacaatgaaaatggCATAAGGGAGAGCTTGCACAGAATATTTGCCAACCATGAACTGTACTATTGCAGCGACCCCAAGAAACTGGGCACGATATCGATCATGAACAATACGAAGTGGTATAAAGGGTGGAATGTGGTTACGTTTTTGTCAGAGATAGGCAGACACTTTCGAATGGGCACCATGCTAAGCAGACACAGCGTGCAGTCTCGAATCAAAAGTGCGGAAGGGATGAGTTTCACAGAGTTCTCTTATCAGCTTTTCCAAGCCTACGATTTTTTTCATCTGCACCAGCTATGCAACTGTAAGATTCAACTTGGAGGAACAGACCAATTGGGCAACTTGATGACTGGTTATGAGTTTATCCAAAA AAAGACTAATGAAGATGTATATGGACTGACTATTCCACTCATAACCACATCTATGGGAGACAAGCTGGGGAAGAGTGCAGGAAATGCAGTATGGTTGAACAGGAACCGAACATCCCCCTATGAACTGTACCAGTATTTCCTGAGACAGCCAGACAGCAGTTTGGAACG GTATCTAAGACTTTTCACCTTTCTTCCCCTGGCAGAGGTGGATAAGGTGATGGAGGTGCATTTGCAGGACCCTGGAAAGAGGACTGCTCAGAAACGTCTGGCTGCAGAGGTCACCAAGCTGGTCCATGGTAAAGACGGCCTCGAGAGTGCAAAAAG GTGCACCAATGCTCTGTACCATAGCAACCTGCAGGCACTGGAGCAGATGAGTGATTCGGAGCTGCAGGAGCTCTTTAGAGAAGCCCCATTCATGGAGCTGCTTCTGGAACCAGGCACCACTGTGCTAGATGCCTGTCGCCACATGCAAGCCATTCCAGATGGACCCAGAGG GTATCGCATGGTTCGAGATGGAGGTGTATGGATCAACCATCAACGCACTGACAGTCCAGAGCAGGTGCTCACTCCAGGCCTCCACATCCTGACCAACGGCCTTACACTCATCCGAGTAGGCAAGAAAAACTTCTACATCCTCAAGTGGCTAAACCTTTGA